One window of Phalacrocorax carbo chromosome 1, bPhaCar2.1, whole genome shotgun sequence genomic DNA carries:
- the LCP1 gene encoding plastin-2 encodes MASTAHFSEEEMAELREAFSKVDISGNGFIHTNDLTDVLKAANLPLPGYKARELIQNLTTTGDGRISFDEFISIFQSLKSDDIAKSFRKQINKKEGICAIGGTSEQSSAGTQHSYSEEEKYAFVNWINKALEKDPDCKHVVPMNPETDDLFQAVGDGIVLCKMINFSVPDTIDERTINKKKLTPFTIQENLNLALNSASAIGCHVVNIGAEDLKEGKPYLVLGLLWQVIKIGLFADIEISRNEALIALLREGESLEDLMKLSPEELLLRWANYHLENAGCNKVNNFSSDIKDSRAYYHLLNQVAPKGDEEGIPAITIDMSGLREKDDVQRAECMLQQAERLGCRQFVTATDVVRGNPKLNLAFIANLFNKYPALHKPENQDIDWSSIEGETREERTFRNWMNSLGVNPRVNHLYSDLSDALVIFQLYEKIKVPVDWNRVNKPPYPKLGGNMKKLENCNYAVELGKNQAKFSLVGIAGQDLNEGNRTLTLALIWQLMRRYTLNILEDIGGGEKVNDEIIVSWVNETLTAAGKDSTISSFKDSKISTSMPVLDLIDAIQPGSIKYDLLKTEDLNDEEKLNNAKYAISMARKIGARVYALPEDLVEVKPKMVMTVFACLMGKGMKKV; translated from the exons ATGGCGTCGACAGCACACTTCTCGGAGGAGGAGATGGCAGAGCTACGAGAGGCTTTCAGCAAAGTCG ATATCAGTGGAAATGGCTTCATCCACACCAACGATTTAACAGACGTGTTGAAGGCAGCCAATCTCCCTCTCCCAGGATATAAAGCCAGAGAACTCATTCAGAATTTGACAACCACAGGGGATGGCAGGATCAGTTTTGatgaatttatttca ATTTTCCAAAGCCTGAAGAGTGATGACATTGCTAAGTCGTTCCGAAAACAGATCAACAAAAAGGAGGGGATCTGTGCTATCGGTGGGACGTCTGAGCAATCCAGTGCTGGCACACAACACTCTTATTCAG aggaagaaaagtatGCCTTTGTCAACTGGATTAATAAAGCCCTTGAGAAAGACCCTGACTGTAAACACGTGGTCCCAATGAATCCAGAAACAGATGACCTCTTCCAGGCGGTCGGTGATGGCATAGTGCTTTG taagATGATCAACTTCTCAGTGCCAGATACCATTGATGAGAGAACAATCAACAAAAAGAAACTCACGCCCTTCACAATTCAG GAAAATCTGAACCTGGCCCTGAACTCTGCTTCAGCCATTGGGTGCCATGTTGTTAACATTGGAGCCGAAGACTTAAAAGAAGGGAAACCGTACCTCGTTTTGGGTCTTCTGTGGCAAGTCATCAAAATTGGACTCTTTGCCGACATAGAGATCAGCAGGAATGAGG CTTTGATTGCTCTTCTGAGAGAAGGAGAGAGCCTGGAGGACTTGATGAAGTTGTCTCCAGAGGAACTGCTGCTGAGGTGGGCAAACTATCACCTGGAGAATGCAGGATGCAACAAAGTCAACAACTTCAGCTCAGACATCAAG GACTCAAGAGCTTATTACCATTTGCTGAACCAAGTTGCCCCCAAGGGAGATGAAGAAGGCATTCCGGCTATTACTATTGACATGTCAGGATTAAGG GAGAAGGATGATGTCCAGCGAGCGGAGTGCATGCTGCAGCAGGCGGAGCGGCTGGGCTGCCGGCAGTTCGTCACGGCCACCGATGTTGTCCGGGGAAATCCAAAGCTAAACTTGGCCTTCATCGCCAACTTGTTCAACAAATACCCTGCCCTGCATAAGCCAGAGAACCAGGACATTGACTGGAGCTCTATTGAAG GTGAGACAAGGGAAGAGAGGACGTTCAGGAACTGGATGAACTCCCTGGGTGTTAATCCACGTGTAAATCACTTATATAG TGACCTGTCAGACGCCTTGGTTATCTTCCAGCTCTATGAGAAGATTAAAGTGCCAGTAGACTGGAACAGAGTGAACAAACCACCATATCCTAAACTGGGTGGCAACATGAAGAAG CTTGAAAACTGCAACTATGCAGTGGAACTGGGAAAGAATCAAGCCAAATTTTCCCTTGTCGGCATCGCTGGGCAAGATCTGAATGAAGGAAACCGTACGCTCACGCTGGCCTTAATCTGGCAGTTGATGAGAAG GTACACCCTGAATATCCTTGAAGACATTGGTGGTGGAGAGAAGGTCAATGATGAAATCATTGTCAGCTGGGTCAATGAAACGCTGACTGCTGCTGGGAAGGATTCAACCATCTCCAGTTTCAAG GATAGCAAAATCAGCACCAGCATGCCCGTCCTGGATCTCATTGATGCTATTCAACCAGGATCAATCAAATATGACCTCTTGAAAACAGAGGACCTGAACGATGAGGAGAAACTAAATAATGCTAA ATATGCCATCTCTATGGCAAGGAAAATTGGAGCAAGAGTCTATGCCCTTCCAGAAGACCTGGTTGAAGTAAAACCCAAAATGGTCATGACGGTGTTTGCTTGCCTTATGGGAAAAGGCATGAAGAAAGTTTAA